A window of Deinococcus sp. HSC-46F16 contains these coding sequences:
- the modA gene encoding molybdate ABC transporter substrate-binding protein: protein MRPPSGRAGLPFLFRRALLAGLAGLAVVAGEAGAARLTVFAASSLTDAFTEIGRVFDTRTGHQTRFSFAGSSSLRTQLERGARADVFASASLSQYAPLRSRGLVGPETPFARNRLTVVTPAARPLTGGLAGLARPGLRLVVAGPEVPAGEATARTLERMTASGRYGPDFARRVRANVVSEEPNVRQVALKVSLGQADAAFVYRSDVTPALRGQVRTYALPDAFNPPVAYPMGVVTDSPEAQAARAFVRFVRSPEGQRILVRWGFLPAP from the coding sequence ATGCGACCCCCTTCTGGCCGGGCTGGCCTGCCGTTCCTGTTCCGGCGGGCACTTCTCGCGGGTCTGGCCGGGCTGGCCGTGGTCGCGGGCGAGGCGGGGGCGGCCCGGCTCACGGTCTTCGCGGCGAGCAGCCTCACCGACGCCTTTACGGAGATCGGCCGGGTCTTCGACACCCGGACCGGGCACCAGACCCGCTTCAGCTTCGCGGGGTCGTCCAGCCTGCGCACGCAGCTCGAGCGCGGAGCCCGCGCCGACGTGTTCGCCAGCGCCAGCCTGAGCCAGTACGCGCCGCTGCGCTCGCGGGGCCTGGTGGGTCCCGAGACCCCCTTTGCTCGCAACCGCCTCACGGTGGTCACCCCGGCGGCGCGGCCGCTGACGGGGGGCCTGGCGGGGCTGGCGCGGCCGGGGCTGCGGCTCGTCGTGGCCGGACCCGAGGTGCCCGCCGGGGAGGCCACCGCCCGGACGCTGGAGCGGATGACGGCCTCCGGGCGGTACGGCCCGGACTTTGCCCGGCGGGTGCGGGCGAACGTGGTCAGCGAGGAACCCAACGTGCGGCAGGTGGCGCTGAAGGTCAGCCTCGGGCAGGCCGACGCCGCCTTCGTCTACCGCTCGGACGTGACCCCGGCGCTGCGCGGGCAGGTCCGGACCTACGCGCTGCCAGACGCCTTCAATCCGCCCGTCGCCTACCCTATGGGGGTCGTGACGGACAGCCCGGAGGCCCAGGCCGCGCGGGCCTTCGTGCGGTTCGTGCGTTCGCCGGAGGGCCAGCGCATCCTGGTCCGCTGGGGTTTCCTGCCCGCCCCGTGA
- a CDS encoding lipopolysaccharide biosynthesis protein, with product MPTDQPKDLDLTALLRVLRRAALPLLATALLLAGLTYLLSGSRPAVYEGSASVAALPTGSGNSVIVQTLVTAPPLPPAVVERALRSPAVWDSALAELRRTTPDSPARRELLGTLRAEASAGDTRSVALSAEVNQDFVGVYEVAVRAPTPELARAAADAFARALLDWDRERALGGIVRARQNLVTERDDLTARIAAAPTALDERTLERLRGDVVQRLQQVEVLEQTVSGTLSALSGAVRPQDPVAPRPLRDALVVFGATLFFGVLGLSLLDGVRPRVRGPEDLRGLGVSVLGTLPPLAGRRGARGGLGWARQGVFREQLEFVRVGVLAELAGHERPALVVSSTGVADGKSTVTAGLALSLSGHGLRVLVVDADVFRRTQESYWLAGSGAAARDLPGDFRLWEEVAPGVSLLSSRASRLEPAHFEAEIRRLLPGYDLALVDTPPALKIADTLALARRLDGMILVTDAAAPRVPLERLVEDTGRLGVRLLGFVVNRYRDAAVGGDYAYGSLGRAERPAEVTR from the coding sequence ATGCCGACTGACCAGCCCAAGGACCTCGACCTGACCGCCCTGCTGCGGGTGCTGCGCCGCGCGGCCCTGCCCCTGCTCGCCACGGCCCTGCTGCTGGCGGGCCTGACCTACCTGCTTTCGGGCAGCCGTCCGGCGGTCTACGAGGGGTCGGCCAGTGTGGCGGCCCTCCCCACCGGCAGCGGCAACTCGGTGATTGTCCAGACGTTGGTCACGGCCCCGCCGCTGCCCCCCGCCGTGGTCGAGCGGGCCTTGCGCTCCCCGGCGGTGTGGGACTCGGCGCTCGCCGAACTGCGCCGCACCACCCCCGACTCGCCCGCGCGGCGCGAGCTGCTCGGTACCCTGCGGGCCGAGGCGAGCGCCGGGGACACCCGCAGCGTGGCCCTGAGCGCCGAGGTCAACCAGGACTTCGTGGGGGTCTACGAGGTCGCCGTGCGGGCACCCACGCCGGAACTGGCGCGGGCCGCCGCCGACGCCTTTGCGCGGGCGCTGCTGGACTGGGACCGGGAGCGGGCGCTGGGCGGCATCGTGCGTGCGCGGCAGAACCTGGTGACCGAGCGTGACGACCTGACCGCCCGCATCGCGGCCGCGCCCACCGCCCTCGACGAACGGACCCTGGAGCGGCTGCGCGGCGACGTGGTGCAGCGCCTGCAACAGGTCGAGGTGCTGGAGCAGACGGTCAGCGGCACCCTCTCGGCGCTCTCGGGCGCGGTCCGGCCGCAGGATCCGGTCGCTCCCCGGCCGCTGCGCGACGCGCTGGTGGTGTTCGGGGCGACCCTCTTTTTCGGGGTGCTGGGGCTGTCGCTGCTCGACGGCGTGCGCCCCCGGGTGCGCGGCCCGGAGGACCTGCGCGGGCTGGGGGTATCGGTGCTGGGCACCCTGCCGCCGCTGGCAGGCCGCCGGGGAGCGCGGGGCGGGCTGGGCTGGGCGCGGCAGGGGGTGTTCCGGGAGCAGCTCGAGTTCGTGCGGGTGGGCGTGCTGGCCGAACTGGCCGGGCACGAGCGCCCCGCGTTGGTCGTCTCCAGCACCGGGGTGGCCGACGGCAAGAGCACCGTGACGGCGGGCCTGGCCCTGAGCCTCTCGGGCCACGGCCTGCGCGTGCTCGTCGTGGACGCCGACGTGTTCCGGCGCACCCAGGAGAGCTACTGGCTGGCGGGCTCCGGGGCCGCCGCGCGGGACCTGCCGGGCGACTTCCGGCTGTGGGAGGAGGTGGCGCCGGGGGTCTCGCTGCTGTCCTCGCGGGCTTCCCGGCTGGAGCCAGCCCACTTCGAGGCCGAGATTCGCCGCCTGCTCCCCGGCTATGACCTCGCGCTGGTGGACACGCCCCCGGCCCTCAAGATCGCGGACACGCTGGCGCTGGCCCGGCGCCTCGACGGCATGATCCTCGTCACCGACGCGGCCGCCCCCCGCGTCCCGCTGGAGCGGCTGGTGGAGGACACCGGGCGGCTGGGGGTGCGGCTGCTGGGCTTCGTGGTCAACCGGTACCGGGACGCGGCGGTGGGCGGCGACTACGCCTACGGCTCGCTGGGCCGCGCGGAGCGCCCCGCCGAGGTCACGCGATGA
- a CDS encoding glycosyltransferase, whose protein sequence is MSRLPPLRILYTTTTPIAALAFFAPQLRHLRGQGHDVHLVTPPEPAELVARARAVGGATFHPLPMAREISPRRDLRALAGMLGILTRVRPQILNFSTPKAGLLGGLAGVLTGVPLRVYFIHGLRSETAATGALARLRPLLRLIERLTCACAHEVLCVSESNRAEAVALGLVPAGKIRVLGAGSPAGLNVDRYAHPDPGAVAAARADLGLPEGTPVVGFVGRLAPQKGVEELLLAWEEVQRRLPGARLLLVGTPDPANPLSARALDAYRRAPGVVQVDFEADMSRLYPLMTLLTLPSRHEGLGMVVLEAGAAGVPAVLTDAPGVRDAGVPGVTCLQVPTGDVPALAGALHALLTDSAEARRLGEGSRRWVREQFNERRVWALWDEFYAGAWARRQAARRARRPLLLAAGAALLLGLTRGARGRGRR, encoded by the coding sequence GTGTCCCGACTGCCCCCCCTGAGGATCCTCTACACGACGACCACCCCCATCGCGGCGCTGGCCTTTTTCGCGCCGCAACTGCGGCACCTGCGCGGGCAGGGCCACGACGTGCACCTCGTCACGCCGCCCGAACCCGCCGAGCTGGTGGCGCGGGCACGGGCGGTGGGGGGCGCGACCTTTCACCCGCTCCCGATGGCCCGCGAGATCTCGCCCCGGCGGGACCTGCGGGCGCTGGCGGGCATGCTGGGCATCCTGACGCGGGTGCGGCCGCAGATTCTGAACTTCTCCACCCCCAAGGCCGGGCTGCTGGGCGGGCTGGCGGGCGTGCTGACCGGGGTGCCGCTGCGGGTGTACTTCATCCACGGGCTGCGCTCGGAGACGGCGGCGACCGGGGCGCTGGCGCGGCTGCGCCCGCTGCTGCGGCTGATCGAGCGCCTGACCTGCGCGTGTGCCCACGAGGTGCTGTGCGTCAGCGAGTCCAACCGCGCCGAGGCGGTCGCGCTGGGGCTGGTCCCTGCGGGCAAGATCCGGGTGCTGGGGGCGGGCAGCCCGGCGGGGCTGAACGTGGACCGCTACGCGCACCCGGACCCCGGGGCGGTCGCCGCCGCGCGGGCGGACCTCGGCCTGCCGGAGGGCACCCCGGTCGTGGGCTTCGTGGGCCGCCTCGCCCCGCAAAAGGGCGTGGAGGAGCTGCTGCTGGCCTGGGAGGAGGTGCAGCGCCGGTTGCCGGGGGCGCGGCTGCTGCTCGTCGGCACCCCGGACCCCGCCAACCCCCTCTCGGCGCGGGCGCTGGACGCCTACCGCCGGGCGCCCGGAGTGGTGCAGGTGGACTTCGAGGCCGACATGAGCCGCCTCTACCCCCTGATGACGCTGCTGACCCTCCCCAGCCGCCACGAGGGACTGGGGATGGTGGTGCTGGAGGCGGGAGCGGCGGGCGTTCCGGCGGTGCTCACCGACGCCCCCGGCGTGCGCGACGCGGGGGTGCCGGGAGTGACCTGCTTGCAGGTGCCCACCGGGGACGTCCCGGCCCTCGCGGGGGCGCTGCACGCCCTCCTCACCGACTCCGCCGAGGCCCGGCGCCTGGGCGAGGGGTCGCGGCGCTGGGTGCGCGAGCAGTTTAACGAGCGCCGCGTCTGGGCGCTGTGGGACGAGTTCTACGCGGGGGCGTGGGCACGGCGGCAGGCGGCCCGCCGTGCACGGCGGCCGCTGCTTCTCGCCGCCGGGGCGGCCCTGCTGCTGGGGCTGACGCGGGGGGCGCGGGGCCGGGGCCGCCGCTAA
- a CDS encoding glycosyltransferase, whose translation MRVCIVLEHRFVHTPDGATYDNGQATHAHFRRYLSAFEEVQVVARSQPVARPRPGDRRVDGPGVRVAHVPYYEGPGGLLRRFGLVLGTLRAVLAPEDAVIVRLGGVLGHLAAGLRAAQGRPYAAEVVNDPFLGFAPGPGRRGPLRPLFRVLMTGLTWGQVRGAAAVQYVTREALQRRYPPGAGVPAFGVSDVHLPPEAFAPVPRAFQGPACRAVLVGALEQPHKGVDVALKALAAVREAGLDAHLTVVGEGGLLPELEAQARALGVEGACTFAGQRSTPAEVRRDLAAAELYLMPSRTEGLPRALLEGMAQALPALGSDVGGIPELLSPDALVPPGDAAALARVWHARAADPAWLTAQSARNLAHARSYADDVLDRERGRFLRAVRERAVGRATGKRAAR comes from the coding sequence TTGCGCGTCTGCATCGTTTTGGAACACCGTTTCGTCCACACACCCGACGGGGCCACCTACGACAACGGGCAGGCCACCCACGCCCACTTCCGGCGCTACCTGAGCGCCTTCGAGGAGGTGCAGGTCGTGGCCCGCTCGCAGCCGGTGGCGCGGCCCCGGCCGGGCGACCGCCGGGTGGACGGGCCGGGCGTGCGGGTCGCGCACGTGCCCTACTACGAAGGTCCCGGCGGGCTGCTGCGGCGCTTCGGCCTGGTGCTGGGCACGCTGCGGGCGGTGCTGGCGCCGGAAGACGCCGTGATCGTGCGGCTGGGCGGCGTGCTGGGGCACCTCGCGGCGGGGCTGCGGGCCGCGCAGGGACGGCCCTACGCCGCCGAGGTGGTCAACGACCCCTTCCTGGGCTTCGCGCCGGGACCGGGGCGGCGCGGCCCCCTGCGTCCCCTGTTCCGGGTGCTGATGACGGGGCTGACCTGGGGGCAGGTGCGCGGGGCGGCGGCCGTGCAGTACGTGACGCGGGAGGCGCTGCAACGCCGTTACCCACCGGGGGCCGGGGTGCCCGCCTTCGGGGTGTCGGACGTGCACCTGCCGCCGGAGGCGTTCGCCCCGGTCCCGCGTGCCTTCCAGGGGCCAGCCTGCCGCGCGGTGCTCGTGGGGGCGCTGGAACAGCCGCACAAGGGGGTCGACGTGGCCTTGAAGGCGCTGGCCGCCGTGCGGGAAGCCGGGCTGGACGCGCACCTCACCGTGGTGGGCGAAGGGGGACTGCTGCCGGAGCTGGAGGCGCAGGCCCGCGCCCTGGGGGTGGAGGGCGCCTGCACCTTCGCCGGGCAGCGCAGCACCCCCGCCGAGGTGCGGCGCGACCTCGCGGCGGCGGAGCTGTACCTGATGCCCTCGCGCACCGAGGGGCTGCCCCGCGCCCTGCTGGAGGGCATGGCGCAGGCCCTTCCGGCGTTGGGCTCGGACGTGGGCGGAATTCCCGAGCTGCTTTCCCCGGACGCGCTGGTGCCGCCCGGCGACGCGGCCGCACTCGCCCGCGTCTGGCACGCCCGCGCTGCTGACCCCGCGTGGCTGACCGCCCAGAGTGCACGCAACCTCGCGCACGCCCGCAGCTACGCCGACGACGTGCTGGACCGGGAGCGGGGCCGCTTCCTGCGGGCCGTGCGGGAGCGGGCCGTGGGGCGGGCCACAGGGAAGCGGGCGGCGCGGTAG
- a CDS encoding glycosyltransferase, with amino-acid sequence MNTASHPKPLRILHLTGTLDRGGIESWLVNLLAQVPGSEARMDVLVVSPDPRPGDLDRQVWGLGGRAFHAPPTGRPLAFLAALWRHLREHGPYDVVHSHIHHFGGLALLAARLAGVPVRAATSHLDSRRGDAAAGRGRRLYLRGMRAALESGVTHRLAVSAEAAAALFGPGWRERGTRLVTLGVNLEAVRGARGGAEHLRRELGLPPGEAVIGHVGQFRPQKNHLFLLDVFAAYLRRHGPARLLLVGDGPERSRVGARVRELGLEDRVHLTGSRPDVPGLLWAMDAFVFPSLTEGLSLALLEAQAAGLPAVVSRGVPLDPRMRLEAVEVLDLEAGGEAWADAVARALARGRAVPEALDFDVARTSRELLAFYAQAVQEAGAGGGPR; translated from the coding sequence ATGAATACAGCGTCCCATCCCAAGCCCCTGCGCATCCTGCACCTCACCGGCACGCTGGACCGGGGCGGCATCGAGAGCTGGCTGGTCAATCTCCTCGCGCAGGTGCCGGGGTCCGAGGCCCGCATGGACGTGCTGGTGGTCTCGCCCGACCCCCGACCCGGCGACCTTGACCGGCAGGTGTGGGGGCTGGGGGGTCGGGCCTTTCACGCGCCCCCCACCGGCCGCCCCCTCGCCTTTCTCGCGGCGCTGTGGCGGCACCTGCGCGAGCACGGCCCCTACGACGTGGTGCACAGCCATATCCACCACTTCGGGGGGCTGGCGCTGCTCGCGGCGCGGCTGGCCGGGGTGCCGGTGCGGGCCGCGACCAGCCACCTGGATTCCCGGCGCGGGGACGCGGCCGCCGGGCGGGGCCGCCGCCTGTACCTGCGGGGCATGCGGGCCGCGCTGGAATCGGGCGTGACCCACCGCCTCGCGGTGAGTGCGGAGGCCGCCGCCGCCCTCTTCGGCCCAGGCTGGCGGGAGCGGGGCACCCGGCTGGTCACCCTGGGGGTGAATCTGGAGGCGGTGCGGGGGGCGCGGGGCGGTGCAGAGCACCTGCGCCGCGAGCTGGGCCTGCCGCCGGGCGAGGCGGTGATCGGGCACGTCGGGCAGTTCCGGCCCCAGAAAAACCACCTCTTCTTGCTGGACGTGTTCGCGGCGTACCTGCGGCGGCACGGCCCGGCGCGGCTGCTGCTGGTTGGGGACGGGCCGGAGCGGTCCCGCGTGGGGGCGCGGGTGCGCGAGCTGGGCCTGGAAGACCGGGTGCACCTGACCGGCTCGCGGCCCGACGTGCCGGGGCTGCTGTGGGCGATGGACGCCTTCGTGTTCCCGTCGCTCACCGAGGGCCTGAGCCTCGCGCTGCTGGAGGCGCAGGCGGCGGGCCTCCCGGCAGTGGTGTCGCGGGGAGTGCCGCTTGATCCCCGGATGCGGCTGGAGGCGGTCGAGGTGCTGGACCTGGAGGCGGGCGGGGAGGCCTGGGCCGACGCGGTCGCCCGTGCCCTCGCGCGGGGCCGGGCCGTGCCAGAGGCGCTCGACTTCGATGTCGCCCGGACCTCGCGGGAGCTGCTGGCCTTTTACGCGCAGGCCGTGCAGGAGGCGGGGGCGGGGGGCGGCCCCCGGTGA
- a CDS encoding lipopolysaccharide biosynthesis protein, translating to MPTSPSPPPRLAPPPATPRPVGLRAGVVWTVLGQGTSAAAQWAVVALLARLGNPEAVGQYALGLGLVNPLYLLLGLQLRSVQATDAGEARPFGQYFSLRALTMLLALAITAGLAALYPRAAGVILWLGAAKALEGLSDVTYGLMQRHERLDWVSRSTMLRGVLGLGLLAALFAATGSVTLGAAGVALAGLAVLLVHDLPLARRLAPGGWWTRHIPAGLPRLALPLGVVMGLVSLGSTLPRLFLEHAHGSAAVGVYSALSYVTAAGSIVVVALGTALTTRLSHLFATGQRAGFVRLTLGLVGAAAAFGGGLTLLAAVAGGPLLGLLYGPDYAAEGRAFLWLTLGGALSYLASCAGFAVTAARRFREQLPLFAAVTVLLALACAWLIPPYGVMGAAFAGLIGAGAQLAGSGLIVAGALRAGPAPVSGDP from the coding sequence ATGCCGACCTCCCCTTCCCCCCCACCCCGTCTGGCCCCGCCCCCGGCGACTCCCCGCCCGGTGGGGCTGCGGGCGGGGGTGGTCTGGACGGTGCTGGGGCAAGGCACCTCCGCGGCGGCGCAGTGGGCGGTGGTGGCGCTGCTCGCGCGGCTGGGCAACCCGGAGGCCGTCGGGCAGTACGCGCTGGGGCTGGGGCTGGTCAATCCCCTTTACCTGCTGCTGGGATTGCAACTGCGCAGCGTGCAGGCCACCGACGCGGGCGAGGCCCGGCCGTTCGGGCAGTATTTCAGCCTGCGGGCGCTGACCATGCTGCTGGCCCTGGCGATCACGGCCGGGCTCGCGGCGCTGTATCCGCGGGCGGCGGGTGTGATCTTGTGGCTGGGGGCTGCCAAGGCGCTCGAGGGCCTGAGCGACGTGACCTACGGGCTGATGCAGCGGCACGAACGGCTGGACTGGGTGTCGCGCTCGACCATGCTGCGCGGGGTTTTGGGGCTGGGACTGCTGGCAGCGCTGTTCGCCGCGACGGGAAGCGTGACGCTGGGGGCCGCCGGAGTCGCGCTGGCGGGCCTGGCCGTGCTGCTCGTGCATGACCTCCCGCTCGCGCGGCGGCTGGCGCCGGGAGGCTGGTGGACCCGGCACATTCCGGCCGGGTTGCCCCGGCTCGCGCTGCCGCTGGGCGTGGTGATGGGACTGGTGTCGCTGGGCAGCACGCTGCCCCGGCTGTTTCTGGAACACGCGCACGGCAGCGCGGCGGTGGGCGTGTATTCGGCCCTGAGTTACGTCACGGCGGCGGGGAGCATCGTCGTGGTGGCGCTGGGCACCGCCCTGACCACGCGGCTCTCGCACCTGTTCGCCACCGGGCAGCGGGCGGGCTTCGTGCGGCTCACGCTGGGGCTCGTGGGCGCGGCGGCGGCCTTCGGGGGCGGACTGACCCTGCTCGCGGCGGTCGCGGGGGGGCCGCTGCTGGGCCTGCTGTACGGCCCCGACTACGCGGCCGAGGGCCGGGCCTTTCTGTGGCTCACGCTGGGCGGGGCGCTGAGTTACCTCGCCTCCTGCGCGGGCTTCGCGGTCACGGCGGCGCGGCGCTTCCGCGAGCAACTGCCCCTCTTCGCGGCCGTCACCGTCCTTCTGGCCCTCGCCTGCGCGTGGCTGATTCCCCCGTACGGCGTGATGGGGGCGGCCTTCGCCGGACTCATCGGGGCCGGGGCGCAGCTCGCGGGCAGCGGGCTGATCGTGGCGGGGGCGCTGCGGGCTGGTCCGGCCCCCGTTTCAGGAGACCCATGA
- a CDS encoding LCP family protein: MRRRWLIGTVLLALAAGGGGYLYLTHERVSAVGQVVYHELDGDGLPPPAGVLDDPVFADLPPPDPDRPVSLGRYLPPEPEAQAAPEPDPPPAPPARTAAPEPVPPPAREEAPVPPAPSPAPEPAPAPKAKPEPTPVPQQPEPAAPPAPAPEPSSAPVPAPRSSPASAPAAQVAPAPRPAPAPRAQTPATSPASPPVAPRWFNDRLETTARLHLLLIGTDHEELGGGRGDVLLVLTLDPVERQLTLLSVPRDTRVNLPGHGLVKINAAYAYGGARLQTEAIERFLGLPMDKYVEISLGGFRRAIDEVGGVTVNPPFAFTLDGQSFTPGPVRLSGEQALAYARMRKQDPRGDLGRNARQQEVVRRLMAELGERSTGELQALLERLQGDLRTNFSPTEVVRLRTRHSYLTERQRTEAVRGVNRKIGGVWYYVVSDAERRRLHLELR, from the coding sequence ATGCGCCGCCGCTGGCTGATCGGAACCGTGCTGCTGGCCCTGGCGGCCGGGGGTGGGGGCTACCTCTACCTCACCCACGAGCGGGTCTCGGCAGTGGGGCAGGTGGTCTACCACGAACTCGACGGCGACGGCCTGCCGCCCCCGGCCGGGGTGCTCGACGATCCTGTCTTCGCGGACCTGCCGCCCCCCGACCCGGACCGCCCCGTCTCGCTGGGCCGCTACCTGCCCCCGGAGCCGGAGGCGCAAGCGGCACCGGAGCCGGACCCCCCACCTGCGCCGCCCGCCCGAACGGCGGCCCCCGAGCCTGTGCCCCCTCCGGCACGGGAGGAGGCCCCGGTGCCGCCCGCCCCGTCTCCGGCGCCGGAGCCTGCCCCGGCCCCCAAGGCCAAGCCCGAGCCGACGCCGGTCCCGCAGCAGCCCGAGCCCGCCGCGCCTCCCGCGCCTGCCCCGGAACCCAGTTCCGCGCCGGTCCCGGCGCCCCGCTCCAGCCCGGCGTCCGCTCCGGCCGCCCAGGTGGCCCCGGCCCCCCGTCCGGCTCCGGCCCCGCGTGCCCAGACCCCGGCGACCTCGCCTGCGTCTCCCCCGGTCGCGCCGCGCTGGTTCAACGACCGGCTGGAGACGACTGCTCGGCTGCACCTGCTGCTGATCGGCACCGACCACGAGGAACTGGGGGGCGGCCGGGGCGACGTGCTGCTGGTGCTGACCCTCGACCCGGTGGAGCGGCAGCTCACGCTCCTCAGCGTGCCGCGCGACACGCGGGTCAACCTGCCGGGCCACGGGCTGGTCAAGATCAACGCGGCCTACGCCTACGGCGGCGCCCGGCTTCAGACCGAGGCCATCGAGCGCTTCTTGGGGCTGCCGATGGACAAGTACGTGGAGATCAGCCTGGGGGGCTTTCGCCGCGCCATCGACGAGGTCGGCGGCGTGACCGTCAACCCGCCCTTCGCCTTTACGCTCGACGGCCAGAGCTTCACGCCGGGGCCGGTGCGCCTGAGCGGCGAGCAGGCCCTTGCCTACGCCCGCATGCGCAAGCAGGACCCGCGCGGCGACCTCGGGCGCAATGCCCGGCAGCAGGAGGTCGTCCGCCGCCTGATGGCCGAACTCGGGGAGCGCTCGACCGGGGAACTCCAGGCGCTGCTCGAGCGCCTTCAGGGAGACCTGCGCACCAACTTCTCGCCCACCGAGGTGGTGCGGCTGCGCACCCGGCACAGCTACCTCACCGAGCGGCAGCGGACCGAGGCGGTGCGCGGGGTGAACCGCAAGATTGGGGGCGTGTGGTACTACGTCGTCTCCGACGCCGAACGGCGCCGATTGCACCTGGAGCTGCGCTAG
- a CDS encoding glycosyltransferase: MFISVVIVSKGRPEILAGTLASLERQTRAPDELLIVVTQEADLPEGVRERPGLRVLFSAPGIPRQRNCALDHLSADSGAVVFFDDDVELAPDYLRRAEGFLVIHPDVTGFSAVPVLDRAEEGLLPRERAREILKAWSVPPPPVRSRLGLYGCNMVARTAPAQATRFDERLALYAYLEDLDFGARLSRWGRTVDYSGGRLIHLSTPSGRMSEPRLGFAQVMNPVYLWASKRAIPGPECLRLIGLSLGLNVLSLLGLDRRLRVTHAATDRRGRLRGNLAALHLLGRGVIDPSAVQRL, encoded by the coding sequence GTGTTCATCTCTGTCGTCATCGTCAGCAAGGGCCGCCCGGAGATTCTGGCTGGAACGCTGGCGTCCCTGGAGCGGCAGACCCGCGCCCCGGACGAGCTGCTCATCGTCGTAACCCAGGAAGCCGACCTCCCGGAGGGCGTGCGGGAGCGGCCGGGGCTGCGGGTGCTGTTCTCGGCGCCCGGCATTCCCCGGCAGCGCAACTGTGCCCTCGACCACCTCTCGGCCGACTCCGGGGCGGTGGTCTTTTTCGACGACGACGTGGAGCTCGCCCCGGACTACCTGCGGCGGGCCGAAGGTTTCCTGGTGATCCACCCCGACGTGACCGGCTTCAGCGCCGTGCCGGTGCTCGACCGCGCCGAGGAGGGGCTGCTGCCGCGTGAGCGGGCGCGAGAGATTTTAAAGGCGTGGTCCGTTCCGCCGCCTCCCGTGCGCTCCCGGCTGGGCCTGTACGGCTGCAACATGGTGGCCCGCACGGCTCCGGCCCAGGCGACCCGTTTTGATGAACGGCTCGCCCTGTACGCCTACCTGGAAGACCTCGATTTCGGCGCCCGGCTCTCGCGGTGGGGCCGGACGGTGGACTACAGCGGCGGACGCCTGATTCACCTCAGCACCCCGTCTGGACGCATGTCGGAACCGCGGCTGGGTTTCGCGCAGGTCATGAATCCGGTGTACCTGTGGGCGAGCAAGCGGGCCATTCCCGGTCCCGAATGCCTGCGCCTGATCGGGCTGTCGCTGGGGCTCAACGTGCTGAGCCTGCTGGGCCTTGACCGCCGGTTGCGGGTCACCCACGCGGCCACCGACCGCCGGGGGCGACTGCGCGGCAACCTCGCGGCCCTGCACCTGCTGGGGCGGGGCGTGATCGACCCGTCCGCAGTGCAGCGCCTCTAG